Proteins encoded by one window of Cannabis sativa cultivar Pink pepper isolate KNU-18-1 chromosome 4, ASM2916894v1, whole genome shotgun sequence:
- the LOC115712230 gene encoding transcription factor bHLH18-like, giving the protein MEILSSKWISDELEMNDALSNFMCDQYNMDHCTLDYSIDNHNDDNDENNKYTSNSVLSNRTSSTVHHHQPNYTTTKFPVPNPTAVTSSSAALICFNNSNSNTMALVPCSDEKNYYIGSSYDDDKNCNNKVEGDQRTSINGRSPLHARDHVIAERKRREKLNQKFIALSAVVPGLKKMDKASVLGNAISYVKQLEERVKTLEEEHEMKTKNHESVIMIKKSLVVSTAVEEDSSSHHDDQDYYSCGNLFFPLPEIEARVLNKEVLIRIYCEKQYGGCNLANLLAKIENLHLTILNATELPLGTSTIDITIVAQMDDEFCLNHNQLKEKLRQALLV; this is encoded by the exons ATGGAAATCTTATCATCGAAATGGATATCTGATGAACTG gAAATGAATGATGCCTTAAGTAATTTCATGTGTGACCAATACAATATGGATCACTGTACTCTAGACTATTCAATTGATAATCacaatgatgataatgatgagaACAACAAGTACACCTCAAATTCGGTCCTTAGTAATAGGACTAGTAGTACTGTTCATCATCATCAACCAAATTACACGACCACAAAATTTCCTGTGCCAAACCCTACTGCTGTTACTTCTTCCTCTGCGGCCTTAATTTGCTTCAACAACTCGAACTCGAACACAATGGCGTTGGTGCCTTGTTCTGATGAGAAGAATTACTATATTGGTAGTAGTTACGATGATGATAAAAATTGTAATAATAAGGTGGAAGGGGATCAAAGAACTTCGATTAATGGTAGGTCTCCATTACATGCCCGGGACCATGTTATAGCTGAAAGAAAGCGACGAGAGAAGCTCAATCAGAAGTTTATAGCTCTTTCCGCTGTTGTTCCAGGTCTAAAGAAG ATGGACAAGGCTTCTGTGTTGGGAAATGCCATCAGTTATGTAAAACAGCTTGAAGAACGAGTAAAGACACTGGAAGAAGAACATGAAATGAAAACCAAGAACCATGAATCAGTCATTATGATAAAGAAATCTCTGGTAGTATCTACAGCAGTCGAAGAAGATTCTTCGTCTCATCATGATGATCAAGATTATTATAGCTGTGGTAACTTATTTTTTCCACTACCTGAAATTGAGGCGAGAGTTTTGAACAAGGAGGTTTTGATAAGAATCTACTGCGAAAAGCAATATGGAGGGTGCAATTTGGCTAACTTACTTGCCAAAATAGAAAATCTTCACCTCACAATTCTTAATGCTACTGAGTTGCCTCTTGGGACTTCTACAATTGATATAACTATTGTTGCTcag